The DNA segment GCGTAAACCGCGCCACCTGGCACAGTAAAGCTGACGGGAACATCGGCTTCTTTCTCAAAGCTCACCAGCTCCCACGCATCCTGCTGCGCCAATAAGGCTCGCACTAATTGGTTATTCAGTGCATGACCCGTTTTATAGGCAGTAAATTCACCAAGAATGGCGTGTCCTGCCACGTAGAGATCACCAAACGCATCTAAAATTTTGTGCTTAACGAACTCATCCTCATAACGCAGGCCGTCGGGGTTGAGGACGCGATATTCATCAAGTACAACCGCGTTTTCCATGCTGCCACCTAATGCTAGGTTGTTCGCACGCAGATACTCAATATCACGCATAAAACCAAAAGTACGGGCACGGCTAATGTCTTTAACAAAAGCAGAAGTAGAGAAGTCCATCACCACATGCTGTTGACTACGGGCAATTTCAGGGTGAGCAAAGTCAATTTTGAAGTTGACTCTAAAGCCTTTGAATGGCTTCAGCTCGGCCCACTTATCACCGTCTTCAACACGCACAGGGCGTTTAATCTTTAAGTACTTCTTAGGCGCAGCCTGCTCTTTGATACCCGCAGACTGAAGTAAGAAGACAAATGGGCTCGCACTACCATCCATGATTGGGATTTCAGGCGCGTCCACTTCGATTACGGCGTTATCAATGCCTAAACCCGCTAAGGCTGCAAATAAATGCTCAATAGTCGAAATACGAATACCTTCGTCATTGACAAGTGCCGTGCACATAGTGGTTTCGCGAACTTGTTCCGCCTTTGCTGGAATAGCAACGGCAGGATTCATGTCGGTACGCACGAGTACGATCCCTGTATTGACTGGTGCGGGCATAATGCTCAAGGTGACCTTATTCCCAGAGTGCAAACCGACTCCAGTAGCCTTCACCATTTTTTGAACAGTTCTTTGAAATATCATTCAGTTACCCGTTTAGATTTCTATAATTAAGCCTAATATTTGCACACACAGCGGCGGCAAAACGACCACATAGGTGCTACATGGTAACATAAGTTGACCATGTCATACAAATGTAGTCATTGGGTGGTACAGCCTCGCAGAGCAAGGCACCACCCGACACGCTGGACTCAAATACCTGTTTTAGTCAGCTTGCTTACGCAAAAACGCTGGGATATCTAAGTAATCCAATTCATGCTTTGTTGAAGGTGCTGGCGCTGGAGCCGGTGCGGGCGTAGCAGGTAACACGTTACCCTTTGGCGCCGCATAGCTCACATGAGTTGCTTCTTCGACATAGGCTTCGACTTTTGGTTCCACAACCACTGGCTCTGGACGTGGTGCTGGCTTAGAAACCAGTTGAATATCAGGACGCTTTTCAGCACCGATACCAGTAGCAACCACGGTAACACGTAGCTCGTCGCTCATTTCAGGGTCGATCACCGCACCTACAACCACTGTCGCGTTGTCAGAAGCGTAAGCTTTAACATGGTTACCCACGGTTTCGAATTCTTCGATGCTCATGTCCATACCTGCGGTAATGTTAACTAACACACCACGGGCACCGGCTAAGTCGATGTCTTCTAATAATGGGCTGGCAACTGCCGCTTCGGCCGCTTCTTCCGCACGGTCTTCACCACGCGCAACACCGGTACCCATCATGGCATTACCCATTTCGGACATAACGGTTTTCACGTCCGCAAAGTCGACGTTAATCAGACCAGGACGAGTGATAAGCTCGGCAATACCTTGTACTGCACCGAGTAACACGTTATTCGCTGCGGCAAACGCATCGAGTAATGACGTACCACGGCCCAATACTTTTAATAATTTTTCGTTAGGGATAGTGATTAACGAATCCACGTGCTTGGCCAGTTCGCTAATACCTTGCTCAGCATAAGCCATACGCTTCTTGCCTTCGAAAGGGAAAGGCTTAGTCACGACAGCAACCGTTAAGATGCCTTCTTCGCGAGCGATTTGAGCAACGACTGGCGCAGCACCTGTACCCGTACCACCGCCCATACCGGCTGCGATAAAGATCATGTCTGAGCCTTTGATCGCTGCACGAATGTTTTCGCGGTCTTCTTCCGCTGCGGCACGACCCACTTCTGGGTTGGCGCCAGCGCCAAGACCTTTAGTGACATCGCGACCTAATTGAATCGTTGAGCCAGCGCCTGATTTACGTAGCGCCTGTGCGTCTGTGTTGGTAACGACAAACTCAACACCTTCAATGTTGTGTTTGACCATATGTTCGACAGCATTACCGCCGCCGCCGCCAACGCCGATGACTTTAATCACCGCGTCGTCTGAGTGAGTGTCCATGATCTCAAACATTGTCTGATCTCCGTGTTGCCTGCGTTATTAAAATTCACCCTTAAACCAGCTTTGGACCCGATTCCAAGCACTGGTAACCCCTTGACGCTCAGGACGCTCGAATTGACGCTCAAGCACCCGTCTT comes from the Shewanella mangrovisoli genome and includes:
- the ftsZ gene encoding cell division protein FtsZ, which encodes MFEIMDTHSDDAVIKVIGVGGGGGNAVEHMVKHNIEGVEFVVTNTDAQALRKSGAGSTIQLGRDVTKGLGAGANPEVGRAAAEEDRENIRAAIKGSDMIFIAAGMGGGTGTGAAPVVAQIAREEGILTVAVVTKPFPFEGKKRMAYAEQGISELAKHVDSLITIPNEKLLKVLGRGTSLLDAFAAANNVLLGAVQGIAELITRPGLINVDFADVKTVMSEMGNAMMGTGVARGEDRAEEAAEAAVASPLLEDIDLAGARGVLVNITAGMDMSIEEFETVGNHVKAYASDNATVVVGAVIDPEMSDELRVTVVATGIGAEKRPDIQLVSKPAPRPEPVVVEPKVEAYVEEATHVSYAAPKGNVLPATPAPAPAPAPSTKHELDYLDIPAFLRKQAD
- the lpxC gene encoding UDP-3-O-acyl-N-acetylglucosamine deacetylase: MIFQRTVQKMVKATGVGLHSGNKVTLSIMPAPVNTGIVLVRTDMNPAVAIPAKAEQVRETTMCTALVNDEGIRISTIEHLFAALAGLGIDNAVIEVDAPEIPIMDGSASPFVFLLQSAGIKEQAAPKKYLKIKRPVRVEDGDKWAELKPFKGFRVNFKIDFAHPEIARSQQHVVMDFSTSAFVKDISRARTFGFMRDIEYLRANNLALGGSMENAVVLDEYRVLNPDGLRYEDEFVKHKILDAFGDLYVAGHAILGEFTAYKTGHALNNQLVRALLAQQDAWELVSFEKEADVPVSFTVPGGAVYA